A single Panthera uncia isolate 11264 chromosome E2 unlocalized genomic scaffold, Puncia_PCG_1.0 HiC_scaffold_19, whole genome shotgun sequence DNA region contains:
- the LOC125916096 gene encoding zinc finger protein 3-like, with the protein MQKLPAPIRTLSLIKILHKCHKCRKCGKSFSCRSTLVQHQRIHTGERPYTCNECSKTFDQMAHLNQHERIHTAETPYECQECRKTFSQMTHLTQHQSTHARERSRGCHECGKTFNHSSALIDHRRIHSGERPCKCKDCSDVFTQSAQLTRHKKIHSGEKPYECSKRKKSFLCLSSLIEHQRVHTGEMWEIGLRILYAYTNGLKRHQAESRLNRRKVSEDS; encoded by the coding sequence ATGCAAAAACTTCCTGCACCAATACGCACCTTATCGCTTATCAAAATTCTTCACAAGTGCCACAAGTGTCGTAAGTGTGGGAAGTCCTTTAGCTGTCGATCCACTCTCGTTCAACATCAGAGGATCCACACAGGAGAGAGACCCTATACATGTAATGAATGTAGTAAAACCTTCGATCAGATGGCACACCTTAACCAGCACGAGAGAATCCACACAGCTGAGACACCATATGAATGTCAGGAATGTAGGAAGACCTTCAGCCAGATGACTCATCTTACTCAGCATCAGAGTACACATGCTAGAGAAAGGTCCCGTGGGTGCCATGAGTGTGGAAAGACCTTCAACCATTCCTCAGCCCTGATTGATCACCGGAGAATTCATAGTGGGGAAAGACCCTGCAAATGTAAGGACTGCAGTGATGTCTTCACTCAAAGCGCACAGCTCACTAGACATAAGAAAATTCATTCTGGAGAAAAACCCTACGAATGTAGTAAGCGTAAGAAGTCCTTCCTATGTCTGTCTTCCCTGATTGAGCATCAGAGAGTTCATACTGGAGAAATGTGGGAAATAGGTTTAAGAATTCTCTACGCTTACACAAATGGGTTAAAAAGGCATCAGGCGGAAAGCCGCCTTAACAGGAGGAAAGTGTCTGAGGACAGCTAA